CACAACTCACCCGCTATATCCCTGAACCGGACCTCAGCGTGATCGTGCAGCAGGTCAACAGCCAGGTGGTCTACGTAATCGGCAAGGTTAATCGTCCCGGGCACATTCCCCTCAATCGCAATATCGATGTTCTCCAGGCCCTGTCCATGGCCGGCGGGCTGAATCTGTTCGCCGACGAGAAAAACATCCGTATTTTCCGCAGGACAGAGAACCAGACCATGGTGATTCCGTTCAACTATAAGGCGGTCACCGAGGAGAACCGGGTGGAAGAGAATATCTTTTTGCAGCGCGGGGATGTTATTGTCGTTAAATGATATTGTTTTACGTTTTAGGTTTTACGTTTTAAGTGGGGGGAAGAATCAATCATGGCATATGGCTCATTTGAGGATTTGGATGTTTGGAAGAGAGGTTGCAGGCTCGCGGTCCGGATATATGAATTGCTAAAGGATTGCAAGGACTTCGGACTGAAGGACCAAATGACGCGGGCTTCAGTATCCATCCCCTCGAATATCGCGGAAGGTGCGGAAAGAGATTCGAAGGCCGAGTTCATCCGATTCCTCCATATCGCCAAAGGTTCGGCTGCTGAACTCCGAACGCAAGTATATATCGCAAGAAAGATAGGTATTCTTACCGATGAAGCGCAAAAAGAAATGACCGAAGAACTTAAAACGATTTCTTCTAAACTACATTCACTAATCAAGTCTCTTTAAAATGGCCCCTTCCCTTACGTAAAACCTAAAACCTAAAACCTAAAACTTTTTAATATGTTAAAAGTAAGTTGGCGGCTCACTCTAATACTTGTTTTTTTGTTCTCATTGCCACTCTCGGCGATTCCCGCCGATTACAAACTCATCACTTCCGTGGCAGGAACCTACGAGTATAATGACAACATTTTTTTTGACGACGACAGCGTGATTTCCGACAGCATCTATACCGTCACACCCAAACTGGAATGGGTGCGCAACGGGGAACGCCTCACGGCCCGGGCCGACGGCAAAGTCGAGTTCTACCGTTACACGGACAACGATGAGCTGGACGATACGGATCAATGGTACAACGCCAGCCTGGGCTACCGGCTCACGGAACGATGGCAGGTATCCGCCCAGGGGCATGTCAGCGACGACAACCGCCCGGACCGGGACATTGAAACGACGGGTCTGGTGCTGGGCAACATCCGCCGCAAACGGTCCAATGTGGGCGCATCGGCCAGTTACATGATTTCCGAGATTACCTCCGCAGGATTTTATACGGCATTCAACCGGGAGGATTTCGACGACCCGGAAACATCCGACCGCAAGGACTACAGCGTGGTTCTGTTCATGAACCGCAGCCTGGAACACTGGCTGGCGCGCACCACCGGCCGTCTCAACCTGAGCTATAGCCATTACACGTTCGACCGGGAGTATGATTATGGGAACGATCTGGGCGCTTACGATTTGGTCATCACGATCGACGATGAATACGAGGTGGACAGTACCTCGCTGACCGCCGGCACGGAGACCGCGCTGACCGAAAAACTCAATCTCACCGTGGATTTGGGTGCCCGTCACTCCCGGTCCAAGCGGGACATCGAGCAGACGTACGCCTATTTCCAGGATGCGGACGATCCGTCCACGCTGCTGGGCAGCAATACTTACCCGAACCATGACGATTACGACAGCTTCGGGTTCGTCGGCAGCCTGGATGCCACCTACAGGGGCGAGCGCAGTTCCTGCACCTTTTCCCTGTCTCACGACCTTCAACCGGTCAGCGGAGACAACGCGACGGTCAACCGCACGACGGTGCGGCTCAGCGGCAGCCTGCGCCCCCTGGAACGCTTGACGATCAACGGATTTTTGCAGTGGTACCTGAATGTCAGCGATGAAGACGATCCCACCCAGGGTGACACCGACGAACAGACCTGGAACGTCGGCGGCGGCCTGCGCTGGGAGTTGAACGACTATTTCGACCTGGCAGCCAATTACGTATATACCTGCCAGGATGACCGTGAAGAGGGAACCACGGCGCATCGCAGCAAAATTCTTTTGCAGTTGATCGCCAGCCACGACTGGTTGGAATAGCGCGCAGCTCGCAGCTGATGGCTGATGGCGAAAACAAGATAGAAGCTGAAAGCTTAAAGGTGAAAGGCAGGAACGCTGTTGATTGGTTCTATTCGTTGGTTGGTTTGATTGGTTAAAAAAAGAACAGATCCTGCCAATCGTATCGATATGATGACATTCATCCATTACTTTGACCTTTCGGCTTTGAGCTTTTCACTTTGAGCTTTAATCTGAGAACCTTGCGCTTTCAACTTCTTATCGCGGCACGATTCAACGACAAGAATATTCGATTGAATAATGCGTTTTAAGCAACAATGAGAGGTAATTAACGGAACATGGAAGACCAACCCATAGAAATCGGTAACTATATCGATATTCTCAAACGACGCAAGTGGGCCCTGATCGTGCCTGCGGTTGTGGTCATGCTGATCGCCACAGCGGTGGCCCTGCTGCTGCCGTCAATATACAAATCCAGCGCCACCATCCTGATCGAGGAGCAGGATATTCCCGCCGATTTCGTCATGACCACGGTCACCGGCTACGCCGAACAGCGCATCCAGTCCACCCAGCAGCGCATCATGAGCACCGGCAAATTGATGGAAATCATCGACCGCTTCAACCTCTACGAGGAGTACAAGGATCGCTGGACCACCGAAGAAATCGTGGAGAAAATGAGAGAGGACATCCATCTGGACCTGATCAGCGTGGAGACCATCGACCGGCGCACAGGTCGTCCCACGGCCGCCACCATCGCTTTCACCCTGGCTTACGAAGGCAAACAGGCCGCTACTGTCCAGCGGGTGACCGACACCCTGGTTTCCCTTTTCCTCAGCGAGAATTTACAGGTGCGCCAACGCCAGACTACGGAAACCAGCGAATTTCTGGAAGAAGAAACCCGGCGGGTGCGGGGCCAATTGGATGAGCTGGAGAAAAAAATCACCGCCTTCAAGGCCGAACACGTCAATGCCCTGCCCGAGATGCTGCAAGTCAACATGCAATCGCTCAACAGCGCGGAGGCGGGCGTTCAGCGCCTGGACGAGCAGATCCGATCCCTCAAGGAGCGCGAGGGCTACCTGGAGACCCAGTTGGCCAGCATCCCGGAGATGGAGGATCCTGAAAAAGGACGCCTCAAGCAACTGGAGATGGAACTGGTCAACCTGAAAAGTAAATTTACTGACGACTATCCCGACGTAAAAAAACTGCGCCTGGAGATTTCCGAACTGGAAAAACGCCAGGCGGAAAAACAGGCGCCGTCGGAAGACCGTCAGGAGCAGCCGGACAACGCTGCCTACATTACCCTGGCATCCCAGCTGGCCAGTACCCGGGCGGAGATCCGATCGATGCTGGACCAGAAGAAAGACATGCAGGCCAAGGTCGAAACCTATCGCCAGCGCATCGAAACCACGCCCAAAATCGAGCAGGAATACAACGCGCTGCTCGTCGACCGCAACAATACCCAGGCCAAGTATGAAGATCTCCTGCGCAAAAAAATGGAAGCCAATGTGGCCCTGGGACTGGAGAAGGAGCAGAAAGGCGAACGCTTTACCCTGATCGATCCGGCCCGGATGCCGGAGAAACCCTTCAAGCCCAACCGCCTGGCCATCGGTCTGATCGGCCTGGTGCTGGGCATCGGTGCCGGGGTTGGCGTTGCCGCCTTGCTGGAATTCTCCGATCAATCCGTGTACACCCCCCAGGACCTGGCCCGGGTTTCCGGCCTCCCGCTGCTGGTCAGCATCCCCACCATCCTTACGCCCCATGATCGGCGCAGGCGGCGGCTCAAACGGTTGGCCTGGATCATTGCCGGCCTGCTGCTGCTGGCCATTGCCATCTACCTGTTTCACACCCTGGTGATGGATCTGGATGTGTTCTGGGCCAAGTTGATGAGGAAGTTTAACAAAATAGCACCTATGTAAAGGATTTTAGCATGAATATAAGAAAAGCACTGGACAAAGCCAAGAAAGAACGGGCAGCACTGGAATCGAATTCGAACGCCCCCAAAACTTCAACAGGCGGCAATTCTTTTCTGCCCAAAAACGCCGCCTGGAATGCGCCGGTCTACTCCGAATCCAGGACCGTGTCCATAAATATGGACACCGCCGTGAGAAATCATTGCGTGGCCCTTTCGCCGGATTTTGCCGAAGTGGATTATTATAAAATCCTGAGAACCCAACTGCGGCAACTCGGCGAGAAAAAGGCATGGAACACCATCATGGTCACCAGTGTATCCCCCGGGGAAGGCAAAACCGTGACGGCCATCAATTTGGCTGCCACATTCGCCCGGGAATACAGCCAGACCGTTCTGCTGGTGGATGCCGACCTGCGCAGGCAATCCATCCACAACTATCTGGGCTATTCCAGCGAGGTGGGGCTGTTGGACTGCTTCGAAGAGCGCCTGCCCATGAACGAGATTATCGCCTGGCCGGGAATCGAGAAGTTTACAATCATTTCCGGGGGACGCGTCGTCGAGGAGAGTTCGGAACTGATGGGCTCGCCCCGCATGCAGGCGATGGTAACCGAGCTGAAATCGCGCTATGACGACCGTTATGTGATCTTTGACGTTCCGCCGGTCATGGCCGGCGCCGATGCGCTGGCCTTTGCTCCACTGGTGGATTGCATCGTCCTGGTCGTGGGAACCGGCGCCACCCGTCAGCAGGACCTGCAAAAAACCCTGGAAATGCTGCCGGAAGAGAAGATCGCCGGCTTCGTGCTCAACCGCTACCAGGGCGCAAACCAATTGTACCGCAGGTATGGAAAAAAGTGAACCGTGATCGGTGAACAGTGAACAGAATTACTGAGCTGGACATTCCGTTCACCGTTATCTGTTCAACAAGCCAGTGTTAAGTGTTACGTTTTAAGCTTTAAGCGAAAGCATCTTGTCGATTTCTATAAAAATCAGATCCGATCCGCCACTTAAAACCTAATACTTAAGACCTTAAACGTTCACCTTTATCCTTCAAGCTGTCAGCTTTGAGCTTTCAACTTTCAGCCATCAGCTATCAGCTCTCCCCTTCAACACCCGCCCGATCATACCCTTCCAATGGGGTCCCGCCTCGTTTTCACGCTTCTCCCGAGGATTCGCCGAAACATCTTTTTGCCGTAGGACGCGCTCTTCCCGGTTTTTCGACTGTACCCGTTGCAGCAGTAGGGTATATTTGGCCATCAACCGGTCGTAGCGCTTGCGTTCGGCGACCAACCGTTGCCGGTAACCGGCAATCAACTCCTGCCTGACTTCGCGATCCAAGGCGTCGTGTCGATCTCTCAGTTCTGACAAAGCTGCTTCTATCGCGGCCATGCGTTCGCTCGGACCATCGGTTGCATACGTCTCGCTTTTCGATGGTGGCGACGCTTCGCTTTCATTATACTGCGCCTTCAAAATGGGATTGTCTCTGACCACCGCTTCAATCACCGCGGCATCGATCTGCCCGCAGTCATCGGAATAAGCGTATACCATTGCCGAGTCGCAAAGCAGGTTCACCGTCCGCGGGATACCGCCGGAATGCTCGTGAATAATACGAACCGCCTCCCTGGAGAACAGGTCCGACTGCCCGCCGACGGATTCGAGGCGATGGGCGATATAACGGCTGGTTTGCTCTTCGTCCAGCGGGGTGAGGTGATAATTGACGGCGATGCGCTGGGCCAATTGGCGCAGGTCGGGCCGTTGAAGACGCGTTTTCAGTTCGGGCTGCCCCACCAGCATGATCTGCAGCAGCATGCGGTCGTCGGTCTGCAGGTTGGACAGCATGCGGATATCCTCCAACGCCTCGGCGGAAAGGTTCTGGGCCTCGTCGATGACAAGCAGCGCATGCCTTCCTTTGGCGTAGCGGTCGATGAGAAACGTGTAGATCCGTTCGAGATTTTCTTCCTTGCCGGCCGGATCGCCGTTAAGGTCGAATTCCTTGAGAATCAGGCGAAACAGCTGATCCGAGGAAAAATTGGTGTTGAAAATCACGGCAATGTCCATTTGGGGCTCCATCTGCCGGAGCATGCACCGCACGAGCGTTGTTTTTCCGGTTCCGATCTCGCCGGTCAGCAGAATGAATCCCACCTTTTCGGAAAGGCCGTATTCCAGGTAGGTCAGGGCATTTTCGTGGTTTTTGCTCAGGAACAGAATTTCCGGATTGGGAACGATGCTGAAGGGCTTTCCGGACAGCCCGAAATGCGTTTCATACATGATGGATGGTCTTTTCCGGCCATAGGTCTCGCAGGGGCGAAAAATTTTTAACCCCTACCCCGCCCCTTGGCAATGATATATCCGTTGTCTTTTTGACAAACTGTCAACAGTTCTCTATTACCATAAAAAGGCAGGGCGTAAAACGCCCTGCCTTTTTCTTTTGATTTTCTAACAAAAAACTCGCAATTCGCATTGCCAACGGGTAAAACTCTTTTCGATCCGCAGACTCCTATAATCATCCCGCGACCTGGAACCTCGGCTGTTCTGCAACGGAAGCGCAAACAAGCCCCCCCCTCGCCCCCATGCTCTGCGTGGGAGCGCCAATTATTCTATCCTGATCAGCCCGCTTGTCCACCGTTGCCATTCGGGCGTAATTGAGAACGGCTTCGATGTAGGCAATCGGCAGTATCTCTGGTTCAATCGCTATTCCCAACCGATCGAAAAGGACCTGGTAATTCAAAAACAACCGGGTCCGCCCTTTTTTGATTTTCGTGGATGCAGGGGGCGGAAACCAGCGCTCGATTCTTATTGCGGGCGCAAAGAAAAGAAGGGGGAGAATCCGATCTTTCTTACCGTGGTATTGTCCCACCGAAATAGGGTATCTTTCATTTTCGTAGGGTTTGTACATGGAAACGAAATGATTGACCGGACTTACGGCGTTGGCGGTAAATACTTTTCGGTATCGCTCCTTTTGCGGGTGTCGATGACCGGCCATGAAGTTGAGCAGCGCCTCGATCATGGGAAGGGTTAAACAGGCCGCTTCAACAGGAAATTCCACCTTGTCGAAAAACTGCTGCGCCCTTTCCCGGTACAGATAGTAATCCTGCAGAAAAAGTTTTTTATTCTTGGGCAGCGGCGGTCGTCTCTTTTGTTGGCATTCGTAACGATTCAGAAAATGGTGGATTTTTTCTTTTCTCACCACACTCAGTCCGGACAGGCTTACCGGGAAATAGTCCCGGCAGGCATATTCAGATAAAAGGGCCAACGTTCGCCGCTCCCAGGCCGGTCCTCGATATCCGGGAGCGTTGAAATTCTTCTCATAGAATCCATCGTCGGGGTTTTTTATCCCGGCCAGAAAATTGGCCACCGCTTCCGTTTGCGGCACATTGAGTTCCTGCACCGACAG
This window of the uncultured Desulfosarcina sp. genome carries:
- a CDS encoding XrtA system polysaccharide chain length determinant — protein: MEDQPIEIGNYIDILKRRKWALIVPAVVVMLIATAVALLLPSIYKSSATILIEEQDIPADFVMTTVTGYAEQRIQSTQQRIMSTGKLMEIIDRFNLYEEYKDRWTTEEIVEKMREDIHLDLISVETIDRRTGRPTAATIAFTLAYEGKQAATVQRVTDTLVSLFLSENLQVRQRQTTETSEFLEEETRRVRGQLDELEKKITAFKAEHVNALPEMLQVNMQSLNSAEAGVQRLDEQIRSLKEREGYLETQLASIPEMEDPEKGRLKQLEMELVNLKSKFTDDYPDVKKLRLEISELEKRQAEKQAPSEDRQEQPDNAAYITLASQLASTRAEIRSMLDQKKDMQAKVETYRQRIETTPKIEQEYNALLVDRNNTQAKYEDLLRKKMEANVALGLEKEQKGERFTLIDPARMPEKPFKPNRLAIGLIGLVLGIGAGVGVAALLEFSDQSVYTPQDLARVSGLPLLVSIPTILTPHDRRRRRLKRLAWIIAGLLLLAIAIYLFHTLVMDLDVFWAKLMRKFNKIAPM
- a CDS encoding polysaccharide biosynthesis/export family protein, which encodes MVKNIYWFGILFAIVVGLALSGCAHTVSTPEEASPPLSETIVQPTPGAPSDYVIGAGDILEISVWKDPALTRQVVVLPDGTFSFPLVGRVTAAGKTVKEISAAVEAQLTRYIPEPDLSVIVQQVNSQVVYVIGKVNRPGHIPLNRNIDVLQALSMAGGLNLFADEKNIRIFRRTENQTMVIPFNYKAVTEENRVEENIFLQRGDVIVVK
- a CDS encoding four helix bundle protein; translation: MAYGSFEDLDVWKRGCRLAVRIYELLKDCKDFGLKDQMTRASVSIPSNIAEGAERDSKAEFIRFLHIAKGSAAELRTQVYIARKIGILTDEAQKEMTEELKTISSKLHSLIKSL
- a CDS encoding polysaccharide biosynthesis tyrosine autokinase — protein: MNIRKALDKAKKERAALESNSNAPKTSTGGNSFLPKNAAWNAPVYSESRTVSINMDTAVRNHCVALSPDFAEVDYYKILRTQLRQLGEKKAWNTIMVTSVSPGEGKTVTAINLAATFAREYSQTVLLVDADLRRQSIHNYLGYSSEVGLLDCFEERLPMNEIIAWPGIEKFTIISGGRVVEESSELMGSPRMQAMVTELKSRYDDRYVIFDVPPVMAGADALAFAPLVDCIVLVVGTGATRQQDLQKTLEMLPEEKIAGFVLNRYQGANQLYRRYGKK
- a CDS encoding AAA family ATPase; the encoded protein is MYETHFGLSGKPFSIVPNPEILFLSKNHENALTYLEYGLSEKVGFILLTGEIGTGKTTLVRCMLRQMEPQMDIAVIFNTNFSSDQLFRLILKEFDLNGDPAGKEENLERIYTFLIDRYAKGRHALLVIDEAQNLSAEALEDIRMLSNLQTDDRMLLQIMLVGQPELKTRLQRPDLRQLAQRIAVNYHLTPLDEEQTSRYIAHRLESVGGQSDLFSREAVRIIHEHSGGIPRTVNLLCDSAMVYAYSDDCGQIDAAVIEAVVRDNPILKAQYNESEASPPSKSETYATDGPSERMAAIEAALSELRDRHDALDREVRQELIAGYRQRLVAERKRYDRLMAKYTLLLQRVQSKNREERVLRQKDVSANPREKRENEAGPHWKGMIGRVLKGRADS